One window of Equus quagga isolate Etosha38 chromosome 4, UCLA_HA_Equagga_1.0, whole genome shotgun sequence genomic DNA carries:
- the NIF3L1 gene encoding NIF3-like protein 1 isoform X1, whose translation MRYSVLPHFCMLSSRVHLLPTTVQLVRSLISTSSRSFMDLKALLSSLNDFASLSFAESWDNVGLLVEPSPPHTVNTLFLTNDLTEEVMEEALQKKADLILSYHPPIFRPMKRITWKTWKERLVIQALENRVGIYSPHTAYDAAPQGVNSWLAKGLGACTSRPIHPSKAASCLTEGTHRVEFSVSHTQDLGKVISAVKGIAGVSVTSFSVRTEDEDQTRISLNCTQQALMEVVAFLSQNTQLYQKTEIVSLEKPLLLHTGMGRLCTLEESVSLATMVERIKRHLKLSHVRLALGVGRTLESQVKVVALCAGSGSRVLQGAEADLYLTGEMSHHDILDAASQGINVILCEHSNTERGFLSDLRDMLGAHLEKKINIILSETDRDPLHVV comes from the exons ATACTCAGTTTTACCTCATTTCTGTATGTTGTCATCTCGTGTACACCTGCTCCCCACAACGGTTCAGCTGGTCCGTTCCCTGATCAGCACTTCTTCCCGTTCCTTCATGGATTTGAaggctctcctttcctccttgaaTGACTTTGCATCCCTCTCATTTGCTGAGAGTTGGGACAATGTTGGATTACTGGTGGAACCAAGCCCACCACACACTGTAAACACACTCTTCCTGACCAATGACTTGACCGAGGAAGTGATGGAGGAGGCGCTGCAAAAGAAGGCGGATCTCATTCTCTCTTACCATCCACCTATTTTCCGACCCATGAAGCGCATAACCTGGAAAACCTGGAAGGAGCGCCTGGTGATCCAGGCTCTGGAGAATAGAGTTGGTATTTACTCTCCTCACACAGCCTATGATGCTGCACCCCAGGGAGTCAACAGCTGGTTGGCAAAAGGGCTTG gagCTTGCACCTCCAGGCCCATACATCCTTCCAAAGCTGCCAGCTGCCTCACGGAGGGAACGCACAGAGTAGAATTCAGCGTTAGCCACACCCAAGACCTGGGCAAAGTCATTTCTGCAGTGAAAGGAATTGCAGGTGTTTCTgtcacttctttttctgttag GACTGAGGATGAAGACCAGACACGGATCAGTCTGAATTGTACTCAGCAGGCTTTGATGGAGGTTGTGGCTTTTCTGTCCCAGAACACACAGCTTTATCAGAAGACTGAAATTGTGTCACTGGAGAAG CCTCTGCTTCTGCATACTGGAATGGGACGGTTATGCACACTGGAAGAATCTGTCTCCTTGGCCACCATGGTTGAGCGAATCAAAAGGCACCTAAAACTGTCTCATGTCCGCCTTGCTCTTGGTGTGGGGAGAACCTTAG AGTCCCAGGTCAAAGTCGTGGCCCTGTGCGCTGGTTCTGGGAGCAGAGTCCTGCAGGGGGCGGAGGCCGACCTTTACCTCACAG GTGAGATGTCCCATCACGATATTCTGGATGCTGCTTCCCAGGGAATAAACGTCATCCTCTGTGAACACAGCAACACTGAACGAGGCTTTCTTTCTGATCTTCGAGATATGCTGGGTGCTCACTTGGAGAAGAAGATTAATATTATCCTGTCAGAGACAGACAGGGACCCTCTTCATGTGGTATAA
- the NIF3L1 gene encoding NIF3-like protein 1 isoform X2, which translates to MLSSRVHLLPTTVQLVRSLISTSSRSFMDLKALLSSLNDFASLSFAESWDNVGLLVEPSPPHTVNTLFLTNDLTEEVMEEALQKKADLILSYHPPIFRPMKRITWKTWKERLVIQALENRVGIYSPHTAYDAAPQGVNSWLAKGLGACTSRPIHPSKAASCLTEGTHRVEFSVSHTQDLGKVISAVKGIAGVSVTSFSVRTEDEDQTRISLNCTQQALMEVVAFLSQNTQLYQKTEIVSLEKPLLLHTGMGRLCTLEESVSLATMVERIKRHLKLSHVRLALGVGRTLESQVKVVALCAGSGSRVLQGAEADLYLTGEMSHHDILDAASQGINVILCEHSNTERGFLSDLRDMLGAHLEKKINIILSETDRDPLHVV; encoded by the exons ATGTTGTCATCTCGTGTACACCTGCTCCCCACAACGGTTCAGCTGGTCCGTTCCCTGATCAGCACTTCTTCCCGTTCCTTCATGGATTTGAaggctctcctttcctccttgaaTGACTTTGCATCCCTCTCATTTGCTGAGAGTTGGGACAATGTTGGATTACTGGTGGAACCAAGCCCACCACACACTGTAAACACACTCTTCCTGACCAATGACTTGACCGAGGAAGTGATGGAGGAGGCGCTGCAAAAGAAGGCGGATCTCATTCTCTCTTACCATCCACCTATTTTCCGACCCATGAAGCGCATAACCTGGAAAACCTGGAAGGAGCGCCTGGTGATCCAGGCTCTGGAGAATAGAGTTGGTATTTACTCTCCTCACACAGCCTATGATGCTGCACCCCAGGGAGTCAACAGCTGGTTGGCAAAAGGGCTTG gagCTTGCACCTCCAGGCCCATACATCCTTCCAAAGCTGCCAGCTGCCTCACGGAGGGAACGCACAGAGTAGAATTCAGCGTTAGCCACACCCAAGACCTGGGCAAAGTCATTTCTGCAGTGAAAGGAATTGCAGGTGTTTCTgtcacttctttttctgttag GACTGAGGATGAAGACCAGACACGGATCAGTCTGAATTGTACTCAGCAGGCTTTGATGGAGGTTGTGGCTTTTCTGTCCCAGAACACACAGCTTTATCAGAAGACTGAAATTGTGTCACTGGAGAAG CCTCTGCTTCTGCATACTGGAATGGGACGGTTATGCACACTGGAAGAATCTGTCTCCTTGGCCACCATGGTTGAGCGAATCAAAAGGCACCTAAAACTGTCTCATGTCCGCCTTGCTCTTGGTGTGGGGAGAACCTTAG AGTCCCAGGTCAAAGTCGTGGCCCTGTGCGCTGGTTCTGGGAGCAGAGTCCTGCAGGGGGCGGAGGCCGACCTTTACCTCACAG GTGAGATGTCCCATCACGATATTCTGGATGCTGCTTCCCAGGGAATAAACGTCATCCTCTGTGAACACAGCAACACTGAACGAGGCTTTCTTTCTGATCTTCGAGATATGCTGGGTGCTCACTTGGAGAAGAAGATTAATATTATCCTGTCAGAGACAGACAGGGACCCTCTTCATGTGGTATAA